One window of Caldisericum exile AZM16c01 genomic DNA carries:
- a CDS encoding endonuclease MutS2, with protein MREDTLKALEYDKILNKLEALSFTKGGKELSRNLLPYESFEETTVALKETTDAKKFLEKEGDLPFIEFIDVEPLFEKIKVLSLVTPEEILRVSDVLSAFSEIKEIGESYRETYPEVFKYIMKLSNFEDIVKAIRKVVGNDGKIVDDASPLLSIIRREIKTTYLRIQSILQEILYSRENEDAIQDKIITKRNDRYVIPIRLNSKPSFNYVVQGESGSKLTLFVEPMAVVELNNKLVDLFSKERREEERIVLELEERIRNKFSAVEESLNIIYKLDFIFAKARLSLEFKASEPILVNEPYLELYEARNPFINDDVVVPIDIEVGKNFKMLIITGPNTGGKTVTLKTTGLLTLMAKAGMHIPAISNSTVGFFRDVFADIGDEQSIEQNLSTFSSHMVRIIDILKNATKDDLVLIDELGAGTDPEEGASLGFAILKRLYKIGASSIVTTHHGKIKEFPYKFKEAQNASVGFDVDTLSPTYKLYIGIPGESHALIIAERLGMPEDVLSDARSELSSDFIEKAEIVSKMHEDNRAIEIMKRDTEVAKNEAMRLKETYEQKLKELEERKRLEIRKAYEEAQRIIDETKEKMNKILENLDVSIKSQKEIQEMKKALKSEEQKIEEQQEKTFEEVNKVGPSEIKEGILVYVRTLKAQGIVLQVKNDEQKAIVQMGAIRATLKFSDLEPVSEEKVEVKKEKRGELKELFEEELPMMIDLHGYTVDDAIDILDKYLDKAYLHGLPHVYIVHGKGTGALREAILQYLRNNKRIARFETGTPSEGGIGTTIVFFR; from the coding sequence ATGCGTGAAGACACATTAAAGGCGCTCGAATACGACAAAATTTTAAATAAACTTGAAGCACTTTCCTTTACAAAAGGCGGAAAGGAACTATCAAGAAATCTTTTACCTTATGAGTCTTTTGAAGAAACTACTGTTGCATTAAAAGAAACAACTGATGCGAAAAAATTCTTGGAGAAAGAAGGTGATTTGCCTTTTATCGAGTTTATTGATGTTGAGCCGCTATTCGAGAAGATTAAAGTTCTTTCTCTTGTAACTCCTGAGGAAATTTTAAGGGTTTCAGATGTTCTTTCTGCATTTTCGGAAATAAAAGAAATAGGAGAATCTTATAGAGAAACTTATCCTGAAGTCTTTAAATACATAATGAAACTTTCTAACTTTGAAGATATAGTAAAGGCAATAAGGAAAGTTGTAGGGAACGATGGAAAAATTGTAGATGATGCATCGCCACTTCTTAGCATCATTCGAAGAGAAATTAAAACGACATATTTAAGGATTCAATCTATTTTACAGGAGATTTTGTATTCCAGGGAAAATGAGGACGCAATTCAGGATAAAATCATAACTAAGAGAAACGACAGGTATGTAATACCTATCAGACTTAATTCAAAACCATCTTTCAATTACGTTGTTCAGGGAGAATCTGGAAGTAAACTAACACTTTTTGTTGAGCCCATGGCAGTGGTAGAGCTAAACAACAAACTTGTGGACCTATTTTCCAAAGAAAGAAGAGAAGAGGAACGTATCGTATTGGAATTAGAAGAACGTATCAGAAATAAATTTAGTGCAGTTGAAGAATCTTTAAATATCATTTATAAACTTGATTTTATCTTTGCTAAGGCGAGATTGTCATTAGAGTTTAAGGCATCAGAACCAATCCTTGTCAATGAACCTTACCTTGAGTTATATGAAGCAAGAAATCCGTTTATAAATGATGATGTGGTTGTCCCAATCGACATAGAAGTAGGGAAAAATTTTAAAATGCTTATAATAACTGGCCCTAATACTGGTGGAAAAACCGTTACACTTAAAACGACAGGACTTCTTACACTTATGGCAAAGGCGGGAATGCATATACCTGCCATTTCGAATTCAACGGTCGGTTTTTTTAGAGATGTCTTCGCTGATATCGGTGATGAACAGAGTATAGAACAAAATCTTTCAACATTTTCCTCACATATGGTAAGAATAATTGATATTTTAAAGAATGCAACGAAAGATGACCTTGTTTTAATTGATGAATTAGGTGCAGGGACTGATCCTGAGGAAGGTGCTTCCCTTGGGTTTGCTATTCTTAAAAGACTATACAAAATTGGTGCGTCTTCAATTGTAACTACACATCATGGAAAGATAAAAGAATTTCCATATAAGTTTAAAGAAGCACAGAATGCTTCTGTAGGTTTTGATGTGGATACATTAAGCCCTACATATAAACTGTATATTGGAATCCCTGGCGAGAGCCATGCTCTCATTATTGCAGAAAGACTTGGCATGCCTGAGGATGTCCTTAGTGATGCAAGAAGTGAACTTTCTTCAGATTTTATTGAAAAAGCAGAAATCGTAAGTAAAATGCACGAGGACAATAGAGCAATTGAAATAATGAAAAGAGATACTGAAGTTGCAAAGAATGAGGCGATGCGCTTAAAAGAAACATATGAGCAAAAATTAAAAGAACTTGAGGAACGAAAGAGATTAGAAATAAGAAAAGCGTATGAAGAAGCGCAGAGAATTATTGATGAAACAAAAGAAAAGATGAATAAGATTCTCGAAAATCTTGATGTATCTATAAAAAGCCAGAAGGAAATACAAGAAATGAAGAAGGCACTTAAGTCTGAAGAGCAGAAAATCGAAGAGCAACAAGAAAAAACCTTTGAAGAGGTGAATAAAGTTGGGCCCTCTGAAATAAAAGAAGGAATTCTTGTATATGTAAGGACGTTGAAGGCGCAAGGAATAGTACTCCAGGTGAAAAACGATGAGCAAAAAGCAATTGTCCAGATGGGTGCAATCAGGGCAACACTAAAATTTTCAGATCTTGAACCAGTTTCAGAAGAGAAAGTTGAAGTGAAGAAAGAAAAAAGAGGAGAGTTAAAGGAACTTTTTGAAGAGGAACTTCCAATGATGATAGACTTGCACGGTTATACAGTTGATGACGCAATTGATATACTCGACAAATATCTTGATAAGGCGTATTTACATGGTTTGCCTCATGTTTACATAGTACATGGAAAAGGGACTGGTGCTTTACGAGAAGCAATTTTGCAATATTTAAGAAATAATAAACGTATTGCTCGTTTCGAAACTGGAACTCCTTCAGAAGGTGGTATAGGTACCACAATAGTGTTTTTCAGATGA
- a CDS encoding PHP domain-containing protein, protein MNNFKVAKELLEIKTLLEISGNTRDAYTFEHSALSILALENSLEKYTNFNFLPPFVKEEVFNLQGLGYSPLKEQLEAKIPKVLKQLASIPGIRVSDVLRLYHSLNIDSFAELEKAMKKGIVKRFFSDKFEEHLRRALFYYESSIRELSLFYACAYANAVKLALAGFGNISVAGSVRRGKEVVNNIDFVYDFEEDNLIENINSNFDIVNFVRKGNLIQFKDIDGVQLKFFRVPKEYFYSGLQYYTGSKQHNKEIQEIAKSKGFDISKSGYVLLRASSEEEFYDRLSLQYVPPELREGEVEIELSITHSLPKLITLSDIKGDLHVHTSFSDGLSTISELHEEGGFLDYEYLAITDHSKGLKVANGVSQKTYLKESTLIDRINAEKYSPYLLKGIEAEINFDGTVDVDEVVMSKIDFVIGGLHQFSNTRFENTERVKKAIKSGIINIVAHPTNRIIFVRKSIEVDIEEIFNLASKYGVSLEVNLFPNRMDLSTGLIKEARRANVKYFSVGTDAHNRGHLYFMKYGIKLLRRAWMKKEEVLNTYSLEELKDLLCVKTH, encoded by the coding sequence ATGAATAACTTTAAGGTTGCAAAAGAACTCCTTGAAATAAAAACGTTGCTTGAAATATCAGGCAATACAAGGGATGCCTATACATTTGAACACTCTGCTTTATCGATCCTTGCTCTTGAAAACTCTTTAGAAAAATACACAAATTTTAATTTTCTCCCACCATTTGTAAAGGAAGAAGTTTTTAACTTGCAAGGACTTGGTTATTCGCCACTTAAGGAGCAACTTGAGGCTAAGATACCGAAAGTTTTAAAACAACTTGCAAGCATCCCTGGTATTCGGGTTAGTGATGTCCTTAGGCTATATCATTCACTTAACATTGATTCGTTTGCTGAACTTGAAAAGGCAATGAAAAAGGGTATTGTTAAAAGATTCTTTTCAGATAAATTTGAAGAACATTTAAGAAGAGCCCTTTTTTATTACGAAAGTAGCATAAGGGAATTAAGTCTCTTTTATGCTTGTGCTTATGCTAATGCTGTAAAATTAGCGCTTGCTGGTTTTGGTAATATAAGTGTTGCAGGAAGTGTAAGACGTGGCAAAGAAGTGGTAAATAATATCGATTTTGTTTATGACTTTGAAGAAGACAATCTTATTGAGAATATTAATTCAAACTTCGATATTGTGAATTTCGTAAGAAAAGGCAATTTGATCCAATTCAAAGATATCGATGGTGTGCAACTTAAATTTTTTAGAGTACCAAAAGAATATTTCTATTCAGGTCTTCAATACTATACAGGGTCTAAACAGCACAACAAGGAAATTCAGGAGATCGCAAAGTCAAAAGGTTTTGATATTTCAAAAAGCGGATATGTTCTTTTAAGGGCGAGTTCCGAAGAAGAATTTTATGACAGATTGTCTCTTCAGTATGTTCCGCCTGAGTTAAGAGAAGGAGAAGTGGAAATTGAACTTTCTATAACGCATTCTCTTCCAAAACTTATAACACTATCAGATATTAAAGGAGATCTTCATGTTCACACTTCGTTTTCAGATGGTCTTTCAACAATTTCTGAACTTCACGAAGAAGGTGGGTTCTTAGACTATGAGTACCTTGCGATTACGGATCACTCAAAAGGATTGAAAGTTGCAAATGGGGTGTCTCAAAAAACATATTTAAAAGAAAGTACACTTATTGATCGGATAAACGCCGAAAAATATAGTCCATATTTATTGAAAGGAATTGAAGCAGAGATAAACTTTGACGGCACAGTTGACGTTGATGAAGTTGTTATGAGTAAAATCGACTTTGTAATAGGAGGACTTCATCAGTTTTCAAATACACGTTTTGAAAATACGGAACGGGTTAAAAAAGCAATAAAAAGTGGTATAATTAATATTGTGGCACATCCAACAAATAGAATAATTTTTGTAAGAAAAAGCATTGAGGTTGACATTGAAGAAATCTTCAATTTAGCCTCCAAGTATGGAGTAAGTTTAGAGGTTAATTTATTTCCTAACAGAATGGACTTAAGCACAGGTTTAATTAAAGAAGCTAGACGCGCAAATGTTAAATACTTTTCAGTTGGGACAGATGCACATAACAGAGGGCATTTGTATTTTATGAAATATGGTATTAAACTCTTAAGGAGAGCCTGGATGAAGAAGGAGGAGGTTTTAAATACGTATAGTTTGGAGGAATTGAAAGATTTGTTATGCGTGAAGACACATTAA